One genomic region from Spirulina subsalsa PCC 9445 encodes:
- a CDS encoding FTR1 family iron permease produces MDISAILPTFVVTLREGFEAALVVGIVMACLQKAQQTRLYPWVYGGIFGGVITSLLVGVLLGGILQQLSVSDQPYAPVIQEFLEASFGLLAIALLSWMLIWMTQQAKTLKAEVEGAVTQALQGEGAGWAVFSLILIAVLREGFETVLFIVAKFQNGFTTPTLGAVSGLLSATLLGYLLFQLGVKINIRLFFQVMGVFLLLIVGGLVVSALKHLNGGVDLLAALSPQYAALCWGETTCLLGGLVWDTSAILPDQAFPGIVLKALLGYRDHLYAVQAIAYLIFLTLVGGRYFQSLRPSGPKLASQ; encoded by the coding sequence ATGGATATTAGCGCGATTTTACCGACCTTTGTTGTCACCCTGCGAGAAGGGTTTGAAGCCGCCTTAGTAGTGGGAATTGTCATGGCCTGTCTACAAAAAGCCCAACAAACTCGCCTCTATCCTTGGGTGTATGGGGGGATATTCGGGGGAGTGATCACCTCGTTACTGGTGGGGGTACTTTTGGGGGGGATTTTGCAACAGTTGAGTGTGTCGGATCAGCCCTATGCTCCGGTGATTCAGGAGTTTTTAGAGGCGAGTTTTGGGCTGTTGGCGATCGCACTCCTCAGTTGGATGCTCATTTGGATGACCCAACAGGCCAAAACCCTCAAAGCCGAAGTTGAAGGAGCCGTGACCCAAGCCCTGCAAGGGGAAGGGGCGGGCTGGGCTGTGTTTAGTCTGATTCTCATTGCCGTCCTACGAGAAGGATTTGAGACGGTATTATTCATCGTGGCCAAATTCCAAAACGGCTTTACCACACCCACCCTCGGAGCGGTTTCAGGGCTACTCTCTGCTACCCTTTTGGGCTATCTTCTCTTTCAGTTGGGCGTAAAAATCAATATCCGCCTGTTTTTCCAAGTGATGGGAGTTTTCCTACTCCTGATTGTCGGGGGATTAGTCGTCAGCGCCCTCAAACATCTGAACGGCGGCGTTGATCTGCTGGCCGCCTTAAGTCCCCAATATGCCGCCCTCTGTTGGGGAGAAACCACCTGCTTACTAGGCGGGCTAGTATGGGACACCTCCGCTATCTTGCCCGATCAAGCCTTCCCCGGCATTGTCCTGAAAGCCCTCTTAGGGTATCGAGATCATCTTTACGCGGTGCAGGCGATCGCCTATCTCATCTTTTTAACCCTCGTCGGAGGGCGATATTTCCAAAGTTTGCGCCCCTCCGGGCCAAAACTCGCCAGCCAGTAA
- the rpsB gene encoding 30S ribosomal protein S2, protein MAVVSLANLLESGVHFGHQTRRWNPKMDPYIYTSRNGVHIIDLVQTAELMEEAYEYMRNAASQGKKFMFVGTKRQAAGIIAQEAARCNSYYVNQRWLGGMLTNWETIKHRIDHLKELERLEETGSIEKRPKKEGSVLRRELSKLRKYLGGIKSMRRPPDVVLIVDQRREYNAILECQKLHIPIVSLLDTNCDPDLVDIPVPANDDAIRSIKLIVGRLADAILEGRSGGKDVIEEIDYSGEIDYEDDFEDDEDFDGEDDDSEE, encoded by the coding sequence ATGGCAGTTGTTTCCCTAGCTAATTTGCTAGAGTCCGGGGTTCACTTTGGGCATCAAACCCGCCGTTGGAATCCCAAAATGGATCCCTATATTTATACCTCACGCAACGGGGTTCATATCATCGACTTGGTGCAAACCGCCGAGTTAATGGAAGAAGCCTATGAGTATATGCGGAACGCCGCCTCTCAAGGCAAAAAATTCATGTTCGTTGGCACCAAACGGCAAGCCGCCGGGATCATTGCCCAAGAAGCCGCCCGTTGTAATTCATATTATGTGAACCAGCGTTGGCTGGGGGGGATGTTAACCAACTGGGAAACCATCAAACACCGCATTGATCACCTCAAAGAACTCGAACGCCTCGAAGAAACAGGCAGTATTGAAAAACGACCCAAAAAAGAGGGATCTGTTCTGCGTCGGGAATTAAGCAAACTGCGGAAATACCTTGGCGGGATCAAAAGTATGCGCCGCCCCCCCGATGTCGTGCTAATTGTCGATCAGCGTCGGGAATATAACGCCATTTTGGAATGCCAAAAACTCCACATTCCCATTGTGTCTTTGTTAGATACAAACTGTGACCCTGACTTAGTGGATATTCCCGTCCCAGCTAATGATGACGCTATTCGATCCATTAAACTAATTGTGGGACGATTAGCCGATGCCATCTTAGAAGGTCGTAGCGGCGGCAAAGATGTAATCGAAGAAATCGACTACTCCGGAGAAATCGACTACGAAGACGATTTTGAGGATGATGAGGACTTCGACGGAGAAGACGACGACAGCGAAGAGTAA
- the tsf gene encoding translation elongation factor Ts produces MAKKDKKSKGKEKVAKAPAPAPEEPKVEAPAEAPAEAPAAKKPAGGISAALVKELREQTGAGMMDCKKALTENDGDMEKAVEWLRKKGIASADKKAGRVAAEGLVDSYIHTGGRVGVLVEVNCETDFVARGDKFKALVRDIAMQIAACPNVVYVKSEDVDPEFVAKEKAIEMGREDLASKPENIREKIVQGRIDKQLKEMSLMDQPYIKDQTITVQELVKRTIADLGENIQVRRFSRFVLGEGIEKEETNFAEEVAAQTGQK; encoded by the coding sequence ATGGCTAAGAAAGATAAAAAAAGTAAAGGAAAAGAAAAAGTAGCGAAAGCCCCCGCACCTGCACCAGAAGAACCTAAAGTAGAAGCCCCGGCCGAAGCCCCAGCTGAAGCCCCGGCCGCTAAAAAACCCGCAGGAGGAATATCCGCCGCCCTAGTCAAAGAACTCCGGGAACAAACCGGGGCGGGGATGATGGACTGCAAAAAAGCCCTGACGGAAAACGACGGCGACATGGAAAAAGCCGTGGAATGGCTGCGCAAGAAAGGGATCGCCTCGGCGGATAAGAAAGCCGGACGGGTTGCGGCGGAAGGTTTAGTAGACAGTTATATTCACACTGGGGGACGAGTAGGCGTTCTGGTGGAAGTGAACTGTGAAACCGATTTTGTCGCCCGTGGGGATAAATTTAAGGCTTTGGTGCGAGATATCGCCATGCAAATCGCCGCTTGTCCCAATGTGGTTTATGTGAAATCGGAGGATGTGGATCCTGAGTTTGTGGCGAAGGAAAAAGCCATTGAAATGGGACGGGAAGACTTAGCAAGTAAGCCCGAAAACATCCGCGAAAAAATCGTACAAGGGCGTATTGATAAACAACTCAAAGAAATGTCTTTGATGGATCAGCCCTATATTAAAGACCAAACTATTACGGTGCAAGAGTTGGTGAAACGAACCATTGCTGATTTGGGGGAAAATATCCAAGTTCGCCGTTTTAGCCGCTTTGTTTTAGGGGAAGGTATCGAGAAAGAAGAAACCAATTTTGCCGAAGAAGTCGCCGCTCAAACGGGTCAAAAATAA